AACAGTTGAATGGGGAGAATCCTGATACAAATAAATGTAAAGGCCAGAGAACATACATAAGGAAAAGCCAAATGCGTTGACCATGCCGTGAACGAATACCATTAAGGGAATGTTCAGCAGGAATTGGAGACTGCCGATTCCTTCATATCCGTATAAAAAGGCAAAAGTCATAGACACAAATAAGGATAAACAAGCTATCGTAATAAGAATCTTAGAGAGTGCTTTTGGTAATGTGGGTACAAAAAAGAGTAAAGTCAAAAGTGAAAGAATCGCTATAGGCACGACGAATTCTGTAACTGCTACGAATTCAATCCATGGATAATCAGCTCCAAAGGTAATGCCTACTGCAACAAATATAGGTCCAACTAATAAAAAAATAGATAACAGTTGAAAGAGACTTTTTATACCTTTATTCGAAAAGTGCATCTCTCTTCCTATAACACCAAATGCAATAAGTGTAACGAAAGCTGCATAATGAAAGTGGATAGATGTAAGTAGGATGATAATACCATCAAAATGTAAGATTGAGGAACCTGTGCGATGTAATACGAGCCATCCACCACCAATTACAATATAAATCATTCCAGCATGGATAACCGTTTCGTGAAGACGGGTCCATATTTTATGATAGAAGAAAGACCATAGCCCATATAAGGAAATAAGTGCTGTAAAAAGGAACCATGGAAGTGATAGGATAGTAGATAGGATACCGGGTGTAACGAAAAAGCTTCCTATTGCTAACAATAGCGCAATAGGGTGAAGGTTCAATACTGAAAGGTAAAGCTTAGTCCTTCGCGTGTGGGCAAATTGTAACCCTAAAGGAATCAATACCCCATATGCAAAGACGAGCAACATCTGTACATATTGCAAACTATCAATGATATCAAAACTTACTTTTAGGATGACAAAACTAATAAAACTACAAATTCCAAATATCGTAAGCCGTTTTTCTGACATGGTTTTCACCTCATTTTCCATCTTAAAGGAAAATGATTTGGAGAGAAAGAACAGAGGTGACATTTGTGAACATATTAATTAGTGGTGGAACGGGATTTATTGGGGAGGCCCTCGTACGTTATTTTGTTCAGCACGGTCATACCGTATTTGTGTTAACAAGAGGAGAGACAAGAAAAGAAGCAGGTGTTCAATACGTACAATGGATGAAGGAAAGTGCTGGAGAGATTGCTTATTTTCGAAATGTGCAATTGAATGCATGCATCAATCTCGCTGGTGATCCAATTCACGAAGGAAGATGGACCCCAGAAAAGAAAGAACGTATTCTTACCAGTCGTATTGAAGCTACGAGGCGTATGATTAAAATTGTACAAGGCATGAAACACAAGCCTGATATTTTTATACAAGGGTCGGCTATTGGTTATTATGGGTATTCGAAACAGAGCACTTTTACAGATGAAAGCTTGCCTTTACTGAATAGTTTCCCTAGTGAAGTATGTGAAATATGGGAGAATACTTTTTTAATGTTAAATGAGCCTTCTATTCGAAAAGTGACCGCTAGAATTGGGATTGTATTGGACCACCACGGAGGGGCTCTCCAAAAAATGCTGACACCTTATCAATATTTTGTAGGAGGCCGCGTAGCTTCAGGGGAACAGTGGTTATCTTGGATTCATTTATACGATCTTGTGAGAATGTTCCACCATATAATTGATACTCCTTCTATCGCCGGTCCTGTTAATATCACAGCACCGAATCCAGTGAAAATGGATGAACTAGGAAGGAAAGTTTCACAAAAACTTCAGCGTCCACATTGGCTCCCTGCAAATGAATGGATACTTCGTCTTATGTTCGGAGAGATGAGTGAATTTATTATCGAAGGACAATATGTCTTGCCTGATAAAGCAAGAAAAAATGGGTTTACGTTTTTATATCCACAACTAGAAAATGCATTAACCGAGATTTTGTCTCGCTCTTGAAGATGCAAATTGATTACATATCCAGAAAAGAAAGAATCCTAACACATAATAATTTGTGTTAGGAATTTTTTAGTTTCTCGTACAGGGATTAATCTACATAAGGGTTTGGTTCTTTAGTTATTGGTGACGATGTGTTGAATAGTTTGGATATTGTTGGTACATTGGATTATAATGCATGAAATCAGTTCTTTTTACAGTGAGCTTCAACTGTAGCTTATGTAGTCAATCTAGGAAAAATAAAGAATAAGATGCATTGGTTTATAGACAATAACAAACAATCCCGAAAAAAGAGGTACATTATGAAAAATAATACGTTTTCACCATATATAACATTTAATAAGGAAGAATGGTCAGAGTTACGAAACAACGTTCCGATGACGTTAACAGAACATCAGCTTCACTC
This DNA window, taken from Pontibacillus yanchengensis, encodes the following:
- a CDS encoding TIGR01777 family oxidoreductase; translation: MNILISGGTGFIGEALVRYFVQHGHTVFVLTRGETRKEAGVQYVQWMKESAGEIAYFRNVQLNACINLAGDPIHEGRWTPEKKERILTSRIEATRRMIKIVQGMKHKPDIFIQGSAIGYYGYSKQSTFTDESLPLLNSFPSEVCEIWENTFLMLNEPSIRKVTARIGIVLDHHGGALQKMLTPYQYFVGGRVASGEQWLSWIHLYDLVRMFHHIIDTPSIAGPVNITAPNPVKMDELGRKVSQKLQRPHWLPANEWILRLMFGEMSEFIIEGQYVLPDKARKNGFTFLYPQLENALTEILSRS
- a CDS encoding YndJ family protein; translation: MSEKRLTIFGICSFISFVILKVSFDIIDSLQYVQMLLVFAYGVLIPLGLQFAHTRRTKLYLSVLNLHPIALLLAIGSFFVTPGILSTILSLPWFLFTALISLYGLWSFFYHKIWTRLHETVIHAGMIYIVIGGGWLVLHRTGSSILHFDGIIILLTSIHFHYAAFVTLIAFGVIGREMHFSNKGIKSLFQLLSIFLLVGPIFVAVGITFGADYPWIEFVAVTEFVVPIAILSLLTLLFFVPTLPKALSKILITIACLSLFVSMTFAFLYGYEGIGSLQFLLNIPLMVFVHGMVNAFGFSLCMFSGLYIYLYQDSPHSTV